The Lycium ferocissimum isolate CSIRO_LF1 chromosome 10, AGI_CSIRO_Lferr_CH_V1, whole genome shotgun sequence genome window below encodes:
- the LOC132032513 gene encoding uncharacterized protein LOC132032513, whose protein sequence is MIAEPFSETLPNQLTLNESCFTTRVLAHILPTTISPRTESVSTLTQHDTLITYCLVTKMKLKLSSLIINCMIEVSPDSSYLPYGMLLTTLLEASEIKLAKFPSVPITKCYNSRAIKSMGYVLEGDSWVKKDIEVPVPPPSSDIKASASLEPLPSDGDLPTRLTALDAKIDGLKELVLSQYLQLDKIKYITKETGSDIANLRMLSEQTIRDALKTLKNIFFGVDYVVPITAKFVIM, encoded by the coding sequence ATGATTGCAGAACCCTTTTCTGAGACTCTTCCAAACCAACTTACCCTTAACGAATCTTGTTTCACAACTAGGGTCCTTGCTCACATTCTCCCCACCACAATTTCTCCCAGAACTGAATCTGTCTCTACCCTTACTCAGCATGACACTCTCATCACTTACTGCCTTGTCACTAAAATGAAACTCAAGCTTTCCTCTTTAATCATAAATTGTATGATTGAGGTTTCTCCAGACTCCTCTTATCTTCCTTATGGCATGTTGTTAACTACACTTCTTGAGGCTAGTGAGATCAAACTTGCCAAATTTCCTAGTGTCCCTATTACCAAGTGCTACAATTCTAGAGCTATCAAAAGTATGGGTTATGTGCTTGAAGGAGACTCTTGGGTTaagaaagatattgaagttccTGTGCCTCCTCCCTCATCCGACATAAAAGCATCTGCTTCTCTTGAACCTCTACCTTCTGACGGTGATCTTCCTACCAGGCTTACTGCTTTGGATGCAAAGATAGATGGTCTGAAGGAATTGGTGTTGTCTCAATATTTACAACTTGATAAAATCAAGTATATTACTAAAGAGACAGGGTCAGACATTGCTAATCTTAGGATGTTGTCGGAACAAACTATAAGGGATGCGCTCAAAACACTGAAGAATATCTTCTTTGGAGTGGACTATGTTGTCCCCATTACTGCTAAGTTTGTCATAATGTAG